The Pseudomonas sp. S06B 330 genome contains the following window.
CTGTTCTTGCTGATTGGCGTGGTGAAGAAGAACGCCATCATGATGATCGACCTGGCCCTGCAGCTGGAGCGTCACGAGTATCTGAGCCCGGAGCAATCGATCCGCCGCGCCTGCCTGCTGCGTCTGCGCCCGATCCTGATGACCACCGTGGCCGCCATCCTTGGCGCCTTGCCGTTGTTGCTCAGCCATGCCGAAGGTTCGGAGATGCGCCAGCCGCTTGGCCTGACCATCATCGGCGGGCTGGTCTTCAGCCAGGTCCTCACGCTTTACACCACTCCGGTGGTTTACCTCTATCTGGACCGCTTGCGCCATCGCTTCAACCGCTGGCGCGGCGTGCGTACCGACGCTGCTTTGGAAACCCCGCTATGACCCGACGTCTGTTTCTCTCCGATCGCTCGCTGCAAGCCGTGCTCGCTGCCCGTGGTTCGCGTTTGTTGGCTGCAAGTGTGTGCCTGGCCATGCTCAGCGCCTGTACCTTGAGTCCGGACTACCAGCGCCCGGACAGCCCGACCCCGGTGCAGTTCAAGCATGCTGCGGGCTGGACCCAGGCGAACCCATCGGATGCCTTGGCCCGTGGCGCCTGGTGGGAGCTGTATGGCGACGCCCAGCTCAACGGCCTGATCGAGCAGCTCAACAGCAACAACCAGACTGTTGCTCAGTACGCCGCTCAGTACCGTCAGGCCCAGGCCTTGGTGCGCAGTGCCCGTGGGGCGCTGTTCCCGAGTATTGACCTTAGTGCTGGTAAGACGCGCTCAAGCCAGGGCACCGGCAGTTCCAGCTCCAGCCTGAGCAACAACAGCAGCGGTATTCGTAACACCTACAGCACCACCCTGGGCGTTAGCTGGGAAGCTGACCTATGGGGCAAGCTGCGCGATGGCTTGGCAGCCAATGAAGCCAGCGCCGAGGCGAGCCTGGCCGATATGGCGGCGATTCGCTTGAGTCTGCAGTCGGAGTTGGTGCAGAACTACCTGCAGCTACGGGTGATAGACGAGCAGAAACGCCTGCTTGAAGCCACGGTTGCGACCTATCAGCGTTCGTTGACCATGACTGAAAACCAGTACCGCGCTGGGGTCTCCGGCAAGGATGCGGTGGCTCAGGCGCAAACCCAGCTCAAAAGCACTCAGGCCGACCTGATTGACTTGGTCTGGCAACGTGCCCAGTTGGAAAACGCCATCGCCGTCCTGTTGGGCAAGGCACCGGCCGACTTCGCCCTGGCCGACAGCAAAGACATCCCCGTGCTGCCCCAGGTGCCGCTGGCCTTGCCTTCGCAATTGCTTGAGCGTCGCCCAGACATTGCTTCGGCCGAGCGTAAGGTGATGTCAGCCAACGCCAGCATTGGTGTGGCCAAGGCTGCCTATTTTCCGGACCTGAGCTTGAGCCTCAATGGCGGCTATAGCAGCAGCAGTTTCAATGACTGGATCAGCCTGCCTAACCGTTTCTGGTCGGTGGGCCCGCAACTGGCCATGACCTTGTTCGACGGCGGTCAGCGTTCCGCTGAAGTCGATCGTACCGAGGCGGTCTACGACCAGACCGTGGCGCAGTACCGTCAGGCGGTGCTCGATGGCTTCAAGGAAGTCGAAAACTACTTGGTGCAGCTCAACGTCTACGAAGATGAAGCCAGGGTGCGTAGCGAAGCGCTGGAGGCGGCGCGTGAGTCGCTGCGCCTGACCAGTAACCAGTACAAGGCTGGGTTGATTGCCTACCTGGATGTGGTCAACGTGCAGACCACTGCACTGAGCAACGAGCGAAGCGTGTTGACCTTGCTGCAGGGCAGGCTGGTGGCCAGCGTGCAACTGATTGCGGCGCTGGGTGGGGGCTGGGATGCACAAACGGCCTTTACTGAGTCTGAATAAAATCTATAAAAAACAACAAGATAAGCAATTTACTTAAAGTAAAAATTTTCCTTAAGTAGATTTTGTTGGAAATTGCATGATTTAGTATTGTTTTACGTTAAATATAAATCCTAACATATTGATTTATAAGGATATTTATATGTGATTTTGGTGTGTCATTAGCAATGCGCTGTCATTGCTAAATGCCATCGAAACTCCGTGCGTTTCGGCAAAGGTTGAGTACAATCATCGGCTTTTCCCCGGGCCACTTCAGTGCCCGATTCCAAGGGTTGTGGAAGGCCAAATGCTGATCGGTAGTTACGCTTCTTCGCTGGTGGTTATTTCGCTCTGCGTGGCCATTCTTGCTTCCTACACCGCACTGGATCTGACCGGGCGCATCGCCACCGCCAAAGGCCGCGCGGTGTACCTGTGGATCAGCGGCGGGGCACTGGCGATGGGGTTTGGCATCTGGTCGATGCACTTCATCGGCATGCTCGCCTTCCGCTTGCCGATCCCCTTGGGCTATGACCTGACCCTGACTTTGCTGTCGCTGCTGATCGCCGGGCTGTCTTCAGGCTTTGCCCTGTGGTTGGTGAGTCAGCCTAGCCTGCCCTGGACCCAACTGGCCCTGGGCGCCTTGATCATGGGCGCTGGCATCAGCAGCATGCATTACACCGGCATGGCTGCACTGCTGATGCAACCGGGTATCGACTACGATCCGGCGCTGTTTAGCCTGTCGTTGCTGATCGCCGTGGGCGCTTCGGCGGTGGCCTTGTGGATTGCCTTCCGCTTGCGTCATCAAACCCTCTACGTGCGCCAGATTCGTGGCGCCGCTGCGGTACTGATGGGGGGGGCAATTGTCGGAATGCACTACACCGGCATGGCTGCGGCCAACTTCCCAGAGGGCAGTTTCTGCGGTGCACTGGGCAGCGGTTTGAGTGGCAATGGCCTGGATTACCTGGTGTTAATTACCACGTTGGCGGTGTTGTCGGTGGCTTTGCTGACCTCGGTGCTTGATGCTCGCCTGGAAGCGCGCACGGCGGAGCTCGCGCGCTCCTTGACCCGGGCCAACCAGGAACTCACCCAACTGGCCTTGCACGATACCCTGACCGGCTTGCCCAACCGTACACTGCTGGCCGACCGCATTGAACAAGCCATGAGCAAAGTGGCAGAGCAGGGTGGCTGTTTTGCGCTGATGTTCATTGACCTGGATGGCTTCAAACCGGTCAACGATGCCTTTGGTCACCATATGGGCGACTTGTTGCTCAAGGACGTGGCGCAGCGCCTGCGCGGCCACTTGCACAGTCAGGACACCCTGGCGCGCATCGGTGGTGACGAATTTGTGTTGCTGGTGGAGTTGCAAGAGCCTGATGACGCCCTTGGGGTCGCCGCCAAGCAGGTCAACCTGATTTCCCGTGCCTTTCGCGTTTCGGACCAGAATCTGCAGATTTCGGCGAGCATTGGCATCGTGCTCTACCCGGGCAATGGCATCGATCAGCATGAGTTGTTGCGTAACGCCGATGCGGCGATGTATCACGCCAAAAGTGCTGGCAAGAACGGTTACAGCTTCTTTGACGTGTCGATGAACAGCAACGCGCGCCTGCAACTGCAACTGCTCCAAGACCTGCGAGTCGCCCTTGAACAAGGTCAGTTCCGCCTGTTCTATC
Protein-coding sequences here:
- a CDS encoding putative bifunctional diguanylate cyclase/phosphodiesterase, translated to MLIGSYASSLVVISLCVAILASYTALDLTGRIATAKGRAVYLWISGGALAMGFGIWSMHFIGMLAFRLPIPLGYDLTLTLLSLLIAGLSSGFALWLVSQPSLPWTQLALGALIMGAGISSMHYTGMAALLMQPGIDYDPALFSLSLLIAVGASAVALWIAFRLRHQTLYVRQIRGAAAVLMGGAIVGMHYTGMAAANFPEGSFCGALGSGLSGNGLDYLVLITTLAVLSVALLTSVLDARLEARTAELARSLTRANQELTQLALHDTLTGLPNRTLLADRIEQAMSKVAEQGGCFALMFIDLDGFKPVNDAFGHHMGDLLLKDVAQRLRGHLHSQDTLARIGGDEFVLLVELQEPDDALGVAAKQVNLISRAFRVSDQNLQISASIGIVLYPGNGIDQHELLRNADAAMYHAKSAGKNGYSFFDVSMNSNARLQLQLLQDLRVALEQGQFRLFYQPKFDAQNCQPIGAEALLRWEHPQHGLLLPDRFIGLAEKTGLIIPIGEWVLDEACRQMRVWIDQGYSDWRIAVNLSAIQFCHNGLVESVAKVLARHNLPANSLTLEITETTAMHDADASMAVLQRLADMGVDLSIDDFGTGYSSLMYLKRLPANELKIDRGFVRDLEHDSDDAAIVSAIVALGQALGLRIVAEGVETDRQQNFLTRLGCDSLQGYLLGQPLPAERFIVDIERERQSLAVS
- a CDS encoding efflux transporter outer membrane subunit, which translates into the protein MTRRLFLSDRSLQAVLAARGSRLLAASVCLAMLSACTLSPDYQRPDSPTPVQFKHAAGWTQANPSDALARGAWWELYGDAQLNGLIEQLNSNNQTVAQYAAQYRQAQALVRSARGALFPSIDLSAGKTRSSQGTGSSSSSLSNNSSGIRNTYSTTLGVSWEADLWGKLRDGLAANEASAEASLADMAAIRLSLQSELVQNYLQLRVIDEQKRLLEATVATYQRSLTMTENQYRAGVSGKDAVAQAQTQLKSTQADLIDLVWQRAQLENAIAVLLGKAPADFALADSKDIPVLPQVPLALPSQLLERRPDIASAERKVMSANASIGVAKAAYFPDLSLSLNGGYSSSSFNDWISLPNRFWSVGPQLAMTLFDGGQRSAEVDRTEAVYDQTVAQYRQAVLDGFKEVENYLVQLNVYEDEARVRSEALEAARESLRLTSNQYKAGLIAYLDVVNVQTTALSNERSVLTLLQGRLVASVQLIAALGGGWDAQTAFTESE